A window of Mycolicibacterium madagascariense genomic DNA:
GAATCGGGCGAATCGGACCCGTGCACCAGGTTGTCCTGGGTGACGAGGGCCAGGTCACCGCGGATCGTGCCGGGTGCGGCCTTCTCCACGGGATCGGTCCCACCGGCGATCTGCCGGAACGCCGCAACGGCCCGCGGACCCTCGACGACGGCCGCGACCACGGGGCCCGAGGTGATGAACTCCAGCAGCGACGGGAAGAAGGGCTTGCCCTCGTGCTCGGCGTAGTGCTTGCGGGCCAGCTCCTCGGTGACGTTCTTCAGCTCGAGGGCAGCGATCGTCAGACCCTTGCGTTCGATCCTGCCGAGAATCTCGCCGACGAGGAGGCGCTGCACGCCGTCGGGCTTGACCAAAACCAGCGTCCGCTCAATCACGGGGACGGAGCCTACCCGTCGGTAGGCGGTGGCTGCTGACCGGGCAGCAGGCCGCGGTCCTGACGCCGCTTGACCTCGGCCCGCAGGTACGCGATCAGCAACCAGACCGCCGCGAAGACCACGCCGATGAAGCCGACGGCCGGGTGGATCACGACGCCCGCGATCAGCACCACCTGCACGGCGAGGTCCACCTTGAGCGCCCACGGCCTGCCCTGCACGCCCGCCAGCAGGACGAGGACGCCGGCGATCCCGACGAGGAAGCCGCCGCTGGTCCACGTCAGGCCATCGCGCGCGAACGACACCACCGGCAGCGCGAGGAGCACCACGATGGCCTCCAGGACGAGCGTGCCCGCCATGACGCCGCGGAAGCTCTTCCACGGGTCCGGCGGGGCGGGTGTCTGCTCGACGGGCTCGGTCATGCCGGATCACGTCCGAACAGGGTGCGGGCCGCGCCCGCGGTCACGACCGACCCGGTGATGACCACGCCGGTGCCCGAGAACGCGCCCGGGGCGTCCGCGTCGTTGCCGCCGTCCTCGGCGAGGGCGATCGCCGTCTCGATGGCGTCGGGCAGCGTCTGCGCGATGATCACCCGGTCCTGGCCGAAGTGCTCCTCGGCCCGGATCGCCAGGCTCTCCA
This region includes:
- the ndk gene encoding nucleoside-diphosphate kinase, whose protein sequence is MIERTLVLVKPDGVQRLLVGEILGRIERKGLTIAALELKNVTEELARKHYAEHEGKPFFPSLLEFITSGPVVAAVVEGPRAVAAFRQIAGGTDPVEKAAPGTIRGDLALVTQDNLVHGSDSPDSAAREIELWFPGS
- a CDS encoding DUF4233 domain-containing protein, encoding MTEPVEQTPAPPDPWKSFRGVMAGTLVLEAIVVLLALPVVSFARDGLTWTSGGFLVGIAGVLVLLAGVQGRPWALKVDLAVQVVLIAGVVIHPAVGFIGVVFAAVWLLIAYLRAEVKRRQDRGLLPGQQPPPTDG